In Pongo abelii isolate AG06213 chromosome 5, NHGRI_mPonAbe1-v2.0_pri, whole genome shotgun sequence, a single genomic region encodes these proteins:
- the LOC129059931 gene encoding adenylate cyclase type 10-like: MRWGGVKHVLSGELRITNSWNTLLALWRVEQNQLSDIITLVAKCSLEIQEKFGIYHTREGQDLQLKIGLSAGRISQVIVGDERQQYLLVIGQDVDDVQLAQRLAQANEIVLSWKCWMLCEQYMFEVEIMREDEAVKGCMFLCVFGLPGDKKPDECAHALESSFSIFSFCWENLAKTKLVSISITNGPVFSGVVGAVARHEYTVIGPKVSLAARMITAYPGLVSCDEVTYLRYMLPACNFKKLPEKMMKNISNPGKIYEYLGHKRCIMFGKRHLARKRNKNHPLLDRKKELEAFQMAQQGCLHQKKGQAVLYEGGKGCGKASCWLK, translated from the exons ATGAGATGGGGAGGAGTCAAGCATGTCCTATCTGGAGAACTCAGGATCACTAACAGCT GGAACACGCTCCTGGCACTCTGGAGAGTAGAACAAAATCAACTGAGTGACATCATTACCTTGGTGGCAAAATGCAGTCTGGAGATACAGGAGAAATTTGGGATCTATCATACCAGAGAAGGCCAGGACCTGCAGTTAAAGATAG GTCTGTCTGCAGGTCGGATTTCCCAGGTTATTGTTGGAGATGAGCGGCAGCAATACCTCTTGGTGATTGGGCAGGATGTAGATGATGTCCAGTTAGCTCAGCGTTTGGCTCAGGCGAATGAAATTGTCCTATCCTGGAAGTGCTGGATGCTCTGCGAGCAGTATATGTTTGAAGTGGAAATCATGAGGGAGGATGAAGCTGTGAAG GGCTGCATGTTCCTCTGTGTTTTCGGCCTTCCTGGTGATAAGAAGCCAGACGAGTGTGCACATGCCCTGGAGAGCTCCTTCAGCATCTTCAGCTTCTGCTGGGAGAATCTTGCTAAGACCAA ACTTGTTTCCATCAGTATCACTAATGGACCAGTATTCTCTGGCGTGGTTGGAGCAGTAGCAAGACACGAATATACAG TTATTGGCCCAAAAGTGAGTCTTGCGGCCAGAATGATAACTGCTTATCCAGGTTTGGTGTCCTGTGATGAGGTAACATATCTAAGATACATGCTACCTGCTTGCAACTTCAAGAAACTCCcagagaaaatgatgaaaaacatCTCCAACCCAGGGAAGATATATGAATATCTTGGCCACAAAAGATGTAT AATGTTTGGAAAAAGACATTtggcaagaaagagaaacaaaaatcaccCTTTGTtag ACCGGAAGAAAGAATTGGAAGCCTTCCAAATGGCACAGCAAGGGTGTTTGCACCAGAAGAAGGGACAAGCAGTTCTGTATGAAGGTGGAAAAGGCTGTGGAAAAGCCAGCTGTTGGCTGAAATAA